Proteins encoded in a region of the Globicephala melas chromosome 1, mGloMel1.2, whole genome shotgun sequence genome:
- the MYOG gene encoding myogenin: MELYETSPYFYQEPHFYDGENYLPVHLQGFEPPGYERTELSLSPEARVPLEDKGLGTPEHCPGQCLPWACKVCKRKSVSVDRRRAATLREKRRLKKVNEAFEALKRSTLLNPNQRLPKVEILRSAIQYIERLQALLSSLNQEERDLRYRGGGGPQPGVPSECSSHSASCSPEWGSALEFGPNPGDHLLTADPTDVHNLHSLTSIVDSITVEDVAVAFPDETMPN; encoded by the exons ATGGAGCTGTATGAGACATCCCCCTACTTCTACCAGGAACCGCACTTCTATGACGGGGAAAACTACCTGCCCGTCCACCTCCAGGGCTTCGAGCCACCGGGCTATGAGCGGACTGAGCTCAGCCTGAGCCCCGAGGCCCGAGTGCCCCTCGAAGACAAGGGGCTAGGGACCCCCGAGCACTGCCCAGGCCAGTGCCTGCCGTGGGCGTGTAAGGTGTGCAAGAGGAAGTCGGTGTCTGTGGACCGGCGGCGGGCGGCCACGCTGAGGGAGAAGCGCAGGCTCAAGAAGGTGAATGAGGCCTTTGAGGCCCTGAAGAGGAGCACCCTGCTCAACCCCAACCAGCGGCTGCCCAAGGTGGAGATCCTGCGCAGTGCCATCCAGTACATCGAGCGCCTGCAGGCCCTGCTCAGCTCCCTCAACCAGGAGGAGCGCGATCTCCGCTACCGAGGCGGGGGCGGACCCCAACCAGGG GTGCCCAGTGAATGCAGCTCCCATAGTGCCTCCTGCAGTCCAGAGTGGGGCAGTGCACTGGAGTTTGGTCCCAACCCAGGGG ATCATCTGCTCACAGCTGACCCTACGGATGTCCACAATCTGCACTCCCTCACCTCCATCGTGGACAGCATCACCGTGGAGGATGTCGCCGTGGCCTTCCCAGATGAAACCATGCCCAACTGA